A region of Labeo rohita strain BAU-BD-2019 chromosome 2, IGBB_LRoh.1.0, whole genome shotgun sequence DNA encodes the following proteins:
- the kif1ab gene encoding kinesin-like protein KIF1A isoform X14, which produces MAGASVKVAVRVRPFNSREIGKESKCIIQMSGNTTTILNPKQPKETKSFNFDYSYWSHTTPEDVNYACQKQVYKDIGEEMLLHAFEGYNVCIFAYGQTGAGKSYTMMGKQEKDQEGIIPLLCEDLFTKISDNNDNSMSYSVEVSYMEIYCERVRDLLNPKNKGNLRVREHPLMGPYVEDLSKLAVTSYNDIQDLMDSGNKARTVAATNMNETSSRSHAVFNIIFTQKRHDSDTDNTSEKVSKISLVDLAGSERADSTGAKGTRLKEGANINKSLTTLGKVISALAEMDSVPNKNKKKKKVESFIPYRDSVLTWLLRENLGGNSRTAMVAALSPADINYDETLSTLRYADRAKQIRCNAVINEDPNNRLVRELKEEVARLKDLLYAQGLGDIIEMTNAMTGMSPSPSLSALSSRAGSISSLHDRIMFSPGSEEAIERLKETEKIIAELNETWEEKLRRTEAIRMEREALLAEMGVAMREDGGTVGVFSPKKTPHLVNLNEDPLMSECLLYYIKDGITKVGREDASSRQDIVLSGHFIKDEHCIFTSTTNASGEGTVVLEPCEEAETYVNGKRVTEPTVLRSGNRIIMGKSHVFRFNDPEQARQERERTPCADTPVEPVDWAFAQRELLEKQGIDMKQEMEQRLQELEDQYRKEREEASNLLEQQRLDYESKLEALQRQVDSRYYPETTEEEEEPEEEVPWTKRETELALWAFRKWRFYQFTSLRDLLWGNAIFLKEANAISVELKKKVQFQFVLLTDTLYSPLPPDLLPPSIAKDREKRLFPRTIVAVEVQDQKNGATHYWTLEKLRQRLDLMREMYDRAAEVPSTAVEDCDHMMSGGDPFYDRFPWFRLVGRAFVYLSNLLYPVPLVHRVAIVSEKGEVKGFLRVAVQAISADEEAPDYGSGVRQSGTAKISFEDQQFEKFQTETCTGGTSHTNTSQEELRIVEGEGQNSEMGLSADEVNNNTCAASPDIPNSPLKGGLECSLDVTQEKSLQHLKIGSNFTFRVTVLQASSISAEYADIFCQFNFIHRHDEAFSTEPLKNTGRGPPLGFYHVQNITVEVTKSFVEYIKSQPIVFEVFGHYQKQPFPPLCKDLISSLRPTRRQFPRVMPLSKPVPATKLNTLTRSTAGPCHCKYDLMAFFEICELEANGDYIPAVVDHRGGMPCHGTFLLHQGIQRRITVTIAHETGNDIEWKEVKELVIGRIRNTPEADETIIDPNILSLNILSSGYIRPSYDDRTFYRFEAAWDSSMHNSLLLNRVTPYGEKIYITLSAYLEMENCTQPTVITKDFCMVFYSRDAKLPASRSIRNLFSTGAFRPSESNRVTGVYELSLCHLADIGSPGMQRRRRRVLDTSVAYVRGEENLAGWRPRSDSLILDHQWELEKLSLLQEVEKTRHYLLLREKLEASLLLGQDSFCGKDLMDSPKASSPMFNPVVSLGLDSPNERQRELAAKCVRLLMHTFNRQYSQVSSSLSESKLSEMSASLLSASSPLSTLTPSSTCPSLVDGHYGSPDLRGAEANSGASSPDLDPFSPIERKPRSCTFIPNIQEIRVSPIVSKKGYLHFHETHTSGWVKRYIVVRRPYVYLYRSERDCVERAVINLSSAQVEYSEDQHAMLRAPNTFAVCTEHRNILLQAGNDKEMHDWLYAFNPLLAGTIRSKLSRRKSGQMRM; this is translated from the exons ATGGCCGGTGCCTCGGTGAAAGTAGCTGTGAGGGTCCGTCCCTTCAATTCACGAGAGATTGGAAAAGAGAGCAAGTGCATCATCCAGATGTCAGGCAACACTACCA CAATTCTAAACCCAAAACAGCCAAAGGAGACCAAGAGCTTCAACTTTGACTATTCTTATTGGTCACATACAACG CCAGAAGATGTGAACTATGCATGCCAAAAGCAGGTTTATAAAGACATTGGAGAGGAAATGCTTCTGCATGCTTTTGAGGGATACAACGTTTGTATCTTTGCCTATGGGCAAACAGGGGCAGGAAAATCATATACCATGATGGGGAAACAGGAGAAAGACCAAGAAGGCATCATCCCATTG CTATGTGAGGACCTGTTTACCAAGATCAGTGACAATAATGACAACAGCATGTCATACTCAGTTGAG gtcagtTACATGGAGATCTACTGTGAGCGTGTGCGGGACCTTCTGAACCCAAAGAACAAAGGTAATCTGCGCGTGCGAGAGCATCCTCTGATGGGGCCGTACGTCGAGGATCTGTCAAAACTAGCCGTTACTTCCTACAATGACATCCAGGACCTGATGGACTCTGGAAACAAAGCAAG AACTGTGGCAGCCACCAACATGAATGAGACCAGCAGTCGCTCCCACGCTGTGTTCAACATCATCTTCACACAGAAACGTCATGATAGTGATACAGACAACACATCTGAAAAG GTCAGCAAAATCAGCTTGGTCGACTTGGCAGGCAGTGAGAGGGCTGATTCTACTGGAGCTAAAGGCACTAGACTCAAG GAAGGAGCCAATATTAACAAATCTTTAACAACACTAGGCAAAGTTATCTCTGCTCTGGCTGAGATG gACTCTGTACCAAACAAG aacaagaagaaaaagaaagttgAGAGCTTTATTCCATACAGAGATTCAGTTCTGACTTGGCTGCTGAGGGAAAACCTCG gAGGAAACTCACGTACCGCTATGGTAGCAGCTCTAAGCCCTGCTGATATTAACTATGATGAGACTCTCAGCACGCTCAG GTACGCTGACCGAGCCAAGCAGATCCGCTGCAACGCTGTCATCAACGAAGACCCCAACAACCGCCTGGTGCGTGAACTGAAAGAAGAGGTGGCACGTCTGAAGGATCTGCTTTATGCTCAGGGTCTTGGAGACATCATTGAGA TGACCAATGCCATGACAGGGATGAGCCCATCGCCCTCGCTCTCCGCCCTGTCCAGCCGAGCTGGCTCCATCAGCAGCCTGCATGACCGGATCATGTTCAGCCCAGGAAGCGAGGAAGCTATTGAGAGGCTGAAG GAAACTGAGAAGATAATCGCAGAACTCAATGAAACTTGGGAAGAGAAGCTTCGTCGCACCGAGGCCATTCGAATGGAAAG GGAGGCACTTTTGGCTGAAATGGGTGTGGCGATGAGGGAAGATGGAGGAACTGTTGGAGTCTTTTCACCAAAGAAG ACACCTCACCTGGTCAACCTCAATGAAGATCCACTGATGTCTGAATGTTTGTTGTATTACATTAAAGATGGAATCACCAA GGTCGGCCGTGAAGATGCCAGCAGTCGGCAGGACATTGTCCTGAGCGGTCACTTCATTAAAGATGAACACTGTATCTTCACAAGTACCACAAATGCGTCAGGAGAGGGTACGGTGGTCCTGGAGCCCTGTGAGGAAGCAGAGACTTACGTTAACGGGAAGAGAGTGACAGAGCCCACTGTTCTCAGATCAG GCAACCGTATCATTATGGGCAAAAGCCACGTGTTCCGTTTCAATGACCCTGAGCAAGCACGGCAAGAGAGGGAGAGGACCCCGTGTGCAGACACACCTGTGGAGCCAGTGGACTGGGCCTTTGCCCAAAGAGAACTACTGGAAAAACAAGGCATTGATATGAAACAAGAGATGGAGCAGAG GTTACAGGAGCTGGAGGACCAGTACCGCAAAGAGAGAGAAGAAGCAAGCAACCTTCTGGAACAGCAGAGATTG gacTATGAGAGTAAGCTGGAAGCTCTTCAGAGGCAGGTTGATTCCAGATATTACCCAGAAACCacggaggaagaggaggaaccAGAAGAGGAAG TGCCGTGGACAAAGCGAGAGACAGAACTGGCCCTCTGGGCTTTCCGGAAATGGCGATTCTATCAGTTCACCTCTCTCAGAGACCTGCTCTGGGGAAATGCTATTTTCCTCAAGGAGGCTAACGCCATTAGTGTGGAGCTAAAGAAAAAG GTTCAGTTTCAGTTTGTACTACTCACGGACACACTGTACTCCCCGCTGCCTCCTGACCTCCTGCCCCCCAGCATAGCCAAAGACAGGGAGAAGAGGCTGTTCCCTCGCACCATTGTAGCAGTAGAGGTTCAGGATCAGAAAAATGGTGCCACACACTACTGGACCCTGGAAAAACTCAG ACAAAGACTGGATTTGATGAGAGAAATGTATGACCGAGCAGCAGAGGTGCCTAGTACTGCAGTCGAGGACTGTGATCATATGATGTCCGGCGGTGACCCTTTCTACGACCGCTTTCCATGGTTCCGTCTGGTTGGTCG GGCCTTTGTGTATCTGAGCAATCTGCTGTACCCTGTGCCATTAGTGCACCGTGTGGCCATTGTAAGCGAGAAAGGCGAGGTCAAGGGGTTCCTCCGTGTGGCAGTTCAAGCCATATCAG CTGATGAAGAGGCTCCTGATTATGGCTCAGGTGTGAGACAATCAGGAACTGCCAAGATCTCATTTGAGGATCAACAGTTCGAGAAG TTCCAAACAGAAACATGCACTGGTGGGAcgtctcacacaaacacatctcaAGAGGAGTTGCGCATCGTAGAAGGAGAAGGACAAAACTCAGAGATGGGCCTCAGTGCTGATGAGGTCAACAACAACACCTGTGCAG CATCTCCTGACATTCCTAACAGTCCTCTGAAGGGTGGTCTGGAATGTTCTCTTGATGTGACTCAGGAAAAATCACTTCAGCACTTGAAAATTGGCAGCAACTTCACCTTCAGGGTCACAGTGCTTCAGGCCTCCAGCATCTCTGCTGAGTATGCAGATATCTTCTGCCAGTTCAA CTTTATTCACAGGCATGACGAGGCATTTTCCACTGAGCCATTAAAGAATACCGGCCGAGGGCCTCCACTGGGATTCTACCATGTACAAAAT ATAACCGTGGAGGTCACAAAATCTTTCGTGGAATACATCAAAAGTCAGCCAATTGTTTTTGAGGTATTCGGCCACTACCAGAAACAGCCTTTCCCTCCACTCTGTAAGGACTTAATTAG TTCATTACGTCCAACAAGAAGGCAGTTCCCTAGAGTTATGCCTTTGTCAAAGCCAG TGCCCGCCACTAAACTGAACACGCTGACGCGCTCCACCGCTGGCCCCTGTCACTGCAAATATGACCTTATGGCATTCTTTGAGATCTGTGAACTGGAGGCCAATGGAGA TTACATCCCAGCCGTTGTTGATCACAGGGGTGGAATGCCCTGCCATGGTACATTCCTGTTGCACCAG GGCATCCAAAGAAGAATTACAGTGACTATTGCCCATGAAACGGGCAATGATATTGAGTGGAAGGAGGTTAAAGAGCTCGTCATAG GGCGTATTCGTAACACACCCGAGGCGGATGAGACTATCATCGACCCCAACATCCTGTCCCTCAACATCCTGTCTTCAGGCTACATACGACCATCTTATGATGACAG GACATTTTACCGCTTTGAGGCGGCATGGGACAGCTCCATGCACAACTCCCTCCTGCTGAACCGTGTCACTCCATATGGAGAGAAAATTTACATCACCCTCTCTGCCTATCTTGAG ATGGAGAACTGCACTCAGCCCACTGTCATCACTAAGGACTTTTGCATGGTGTTCTACTCCAGAGATGCTAAACTTCCTGCGTCTCGCTCCATTCGAAACCTTTTCAGCACTGGTGCCTTTAGGCCCTCTGAGAG TAACCGTGTGACTGGAGTGTATGAATTAAGCCTCTGCCATTTGGCTGACATTGGAAGTCCTG GTATGCAAAGGAGGCGCAGACGGGTGCTGGACACCTCAGTGGCGTATGTGCGTGGAGAGGAGAACCTTGCGGGTTGGAGGCCCCGCAGCGACAGCCTCATTCTGGACCACCAGTGGGAGCTGGAGAAACTTAGCCTTCTACAAGAG GTGGAGAAGACCAGGCATTACCTTCTGCTGAGAGAGAAGCTGGAAGCATCTCTGCTGCTGGGACAGGACTCTTTCTGTGGCAAAGACCTGATGGATTCACCCAAGGCCTCCAGCCCCATGTTCAACCCAGTAGTCAGCCTGGGTCTGGACAGTCCCAACGAGAGACAGAGGGAGCTGGCTGCCAAG tGTGTGCGACTGCTCATGCACACCTTCAACAGGCAGTACAGCCAGGTGAGCAGCAGTCTCAGTGAGAGCAAG ctgtcAGAGATGTCTGCATCGCTTTTAAGTGCTTCTTCCCCTCTGAGCACTTTAACACCCTCCTCTACCTGCCCGTCACTGGTGGACGGGCACTACGGCAGTCCAGACCTCAG AGGTGCTGAGGCAAACTCTGGTGCCTCCAGTCCTGATCTCGATCCCTTCAGCCCTATAGAGAGAAAACCAAGGAGCTGCACCTTCATCCCGAACATCCAGGAGATTCGTGTCAG CCCCATTGTGTCAAAGAAAGGCTATCTACACTTTCACGAGACACACACCAGTGGCTGGGTGAAGCGTTACATTGTGGTGCGGCGGCCATATGTCTACCTGTACCGCAGTGAGAGAGACTGCGTGGAGCGAGCTGTCATCAACCTGTCCTCTGCTCAGGTGGAGTACAGCGAAGATCAGCATGCCATGCTGAGG gcTCCTAACACTTTTGCAGTGTGCACTGAGCATCGCAACATTCTCCTCCAAGCAGGCAATGACAAAGAGATGCATGACTGGCTGTACGCATTCAACCCACTGCTGGCAGGAACTATCAG GTCTAAGCTTTCCAGAAGAAAATCAGGACAGATGAGGatgtga